One genomic window of Polaromonas sp. SP1 includes the following:
- a CDS encoding DedA family protein → MELAAFLIDFILHVDKHLEAFVTSYGAWVYALLFLIIFVETGVVVMPFLPGDSLLFVVGAMCGVGLMSFPVAVGLLFVAAVLGDQCNYTIGRALGPKVFQWENSRWFNKKAFDQAHAFYERYGGVTIIAARFMPFLRTFAPFVAGVSDMTRSKFTLYNVAGAALWVGGIVTVGYFFGNIPFVKTHLDKIIWAMILIPGLIVIFGAWKARRKAMSAVPPA, encoded by the coding sequence AGCACCTCGAGGCCTTTGTCACCAGCTACGGCGCCTGGGTTTACGCGCTTTTATTCCTCATCATCTTTGTCGAAACCGGCGTGGTCGTCATGCCGTTTTTGCCGGGCGATTCGCTGCTGTTTGTGGTGGGCGCCATGTGCGGCGTGGGCCTGATGAGCTTTCCGGTCGCGGTGGGTTTGCTGTTTGTGGCCGCCGTGCTGGGCGACCAGTGCAACTACACCATAGGCCGGGCGCTTGGGCCCAAGGTCTTTCAGTGGGAGAACTCCCGCTGGTTCAACAAAAAGGCCTTTGACCAGGCCCATGCCTTTTACGAACGTTACGGCGGCGTCACCATCATTGCGGCGCGATTCATGCCCTTCCTGCGCACCTTCGCGCCTTTTGTGGCGGGTGTGTCGGACATGACGCGCAGCAAGTTCACGCTCTACAACGTGGCAGGCGCCGCTTTGTGGGTAGGCGGCATCGTGACGGTGGGTTACTTCTTCGGCAACATCCCGTTTGTCAAAACCCATCTCGACAAAATCATCTGGGCCATGATCCTGATCCCCGGCCTGATCGTGATTTTTGGCGCGTGGAAAGCCAGGCGCAAGGCCATGTCGGCCGTTCCCCCGGCCTGA
- a CDS encoding aromatic ring-hydroxylating dioxygenase subunit alpha, producing MNAPPLSSTELSRWTQPGSSRVPFWAYTDAQLYQRELEKIFYGAHWCYVGLEAEIPNVGDYRLTHVGERQVLMVRDRIAPKDRATDHGIRVVENRCAHRGVRFCQNPQGNARSFVCPYHQWTYKLNGDLAGLPFKDGVKEADCVNGGMPEGFDLKDHGLTKLRVAVLHGLVFATFSEDTEPLEDYLGPQVMPWLNRIFKGPEGARKLTLLGYNRQRIPGNWKLMMENIKDPYHPGLLHTWFVTFGLWRADQKSRMVMDEDGRHAVMISRRNEGGQNAAVTEGVTSFKANMALHDDRLLDVVPEPWWKVPDPSNPGSDIMPTVTMITLFPSLIIQQQVNSLSTRHIVPRGQGEFDFIWTHFGFADDTPEMTQRRLRQANLFGPAGFVSADDGEVIEFSQAGFAQAGDSGSTLCELGGTGTEMTEHMVTETLIRSMYAYWKKVMGL from the coding sequence ATGAACGCGCCGCCCCTTTCAAGCACCGAACTCTCCCGCTGGACGCAGCCCGGCTCCAGCCGTGTCCCTTTCTGGGCCTACACCGATGCGCAGCTTTACCAGCGCGAGCTGGAGAAAATCTTTTACGGCGCGCACTGGTGTTATGTCGGGCTGGAAGCCGAGATCCCCAACGTGGGCGATTACCGGCTCACCCATGTGGGCGAGCGCCAGGTGCTGATGGTGCGCGACCGCATCGCACCCAAAGACCGCGCCACCGACCACGGCATACGCGTGGTGGAAAACCGCTGCGCCCACCGCGGTGTGCGCTTTTGCCAGAACCCGCAGGGCAATGCCCGCAGTTTTGTCTGCCCCTACCACCAGTGGACCTACAAGCTCAACGGCGACCTGGCGGGCCTGCCCTTCAAGGACGGCGTCAAAGAGGCCGATTGCGTCAACGGCGGCATGCCGGAAGGCTTTGACCTGAAGGACCACGGCCTGACCAAGCTGCGTGTGGCGGTGCTGCACGGCCTGGTGTTTGCCACCTTCAGCGAAGACACCGAGCCGCTCGAGGACTACCTGGGCCCGCAAGTCATGCCCTGGCTCAACCGCATCTTCAAAGGCCCGGAAGGCGCACGCAAACTCACCTTGCTGGGCTACAACCGCCAGCGCATTCCGGGCAACTGGAAGCTGATGATGGAAAACATCAAGGACCCATATCACCCCGGCCTGCTGCACACCTGGTTCGTCACCTTCGGCCTGTGGCGCGCCGACCAGAAAAGCCGCATGGTGATGGACGAAGATGGCCGCCATGCCGTGATGATTTCGCGCCGCAACGAGGGCGGGCAGAACGCCGCAGTCACCGAGGGCGTGACGTCCTTCAAGGCCAACATGGCCCTGCACGACGACCGCCTGCTGGACGTGGTGCCCGAGCCCTGGTGGAAAGTGCCTGACCCTTCCAATCCGGGCAGCGACATCATGCCCACCGTCACCATGATCACGCTGTTCCCCAGCCTGATCATCCAGCAGCAGGTCAACTCGCTGAGCACCCGCCACATCGTGCCGCGCGGCCAGGGCGAGTTTGATTTCATCTGGACGCACTTCGGCTTTGCCGACGACACGCCCGAGATGACGCAGCGCCGCCTGCGCCAGGCCAACCTGTTCGGCCCGGCGGGTTTTGTCAGTGCCGATGACGGCGAGGTGATCGAATTCAGCCAGGCCGGTTTTGCGCAGGCGGGCGACAGTGGCTCTACCTTGTGTGAGCTGGGCGGAACCGGCACCGAGATGACCGAACACATGGTCACCGAGACTCTCATCCGCAGCATGTATGCCTACTGGAAGAAGGTCATGGGCTTATGA
- a CDS encoding aromatic-ring-hydroxylating dioxygenase subunit beta: protein MTTSEQGLQRLLLQQEVDQLNAAYAAALDEKRFEAWPDFFVEDGRYKVQARENFDRGLPLALMALESRGMMKDRVYGVTQTIYHGPYYMRHIIGAARVVSQEGEVIKAEANYAVFRTKPGSVSEVYNVGRYIDELIKKDGLLKFRSRLCVYDSEMILNSLIYPV from the coding sequence ATGACAACAAGCGAGCAAGGACTGCAGCGCCTGCTGCTGCAGCAAGAGGTCGACCAGCTCAACGCGGCATACGCGGCGGCGCTGGACGAAAAGCGGTTTGAAGCGTGGCCGGATTTTTTTGTGGAAGACGGCCGCTACAAGGTGCAGGCCCGCGAGAACTTTGACCGGGGGCTGCCGCTGGCGCTGATGGCGCTGGAAAGCCGCGGCATGATGAAAGACCGGGTCTACGGCGTCACGCAGACGATCTATCACGGGCCTTATTACATGCGCCACATCATCGGTGCGGCGCGTGTTGTGTCGCAAGAAGGTGAGGTCATCAAGGCCGAAGCCAACTACGCAGTCTTTCGCACCAAACCGGGCAGCGTGAGCGAGGTCTACAACGTAGGCCGCTATATCGACGAGCTCATTAAAAAAGACGGCCTCCTGAAATTCAGGAGCCGTCTTTGTGTGTATGACAGCGAGATGATCCTCAACTCGCTGATTTATCCCGTCTGA
- a CDS encoding glycine zipper 2TM domain-containing protein: protein MNTKLILSTAAAAALIGLGGCSTSPTNAQIGTGVGAVAGGLVGNAVLGGTLGTVGGAAAGALIGNEVGKKR from the coding sequence ATGAACACGAAACTTATCCTGTCGACAGCAGCAGCAGCGGCACTCATCGGCCTCGGCGGTTGCAGCACAAGCCCGACGAATGCACAAATCGGCACCGGCGTTGGCGCAGTGGCCGGCGGCCTGGTGGGCAATGCCGTCTTGGGCGGCACGCTCGGCACCGTGGGCGGTGCAGCAGCCGGCGCCCTGATCGGTAATGAAGTCGGCAAAAAACGCTGA
- a CDS encoding glycine zipper 2TM domain-containing protein: MISKFSMTAAACVLALATMTGCASHPTNAQIGTAAGAVVGGVAGNVLLGGPLATIGGAAAGALIGNEVGKKR; encoded by the coding sequence ATGATTTCAAAATTTTCGATGACAGCTGCGGCCTGTGTTCTTGCTCTTGCCACCATGACGGGTTGCGCCAGCCACCCGACCAACGCCCAGATCGGCACCGCTGCAGGCGCTGTGGTAGGCGGTGTCGCTGGTAACGTGCTGCTCGGCGGTCCGCTTGCCACCATTGGCGGTGCGGCAGCCGGTGCGCTCATCGGCAATGAGGTCGGCAAGAAAAGATAA